A single Paenibacillus sp. FSL R5-0517 DNA region contains:
- a CDS encoding PolC-type DNA polymerase III, which translates to MSGFDEKRKRFELLMKQAELPSGLLDPYFLDGWIEQVETNRTNREWNILIAKDTLVPAPIYRTFCLHIQEKMNHIAKISFGFKYTDKVQNGDIVSEYWNLFREWVTREIPSVNGWMNRTTFECEADLLQLTMSDATSMELARKKQIDQAIKTFYEKYFHLPLRIKMQVGEVGSNKEAMEQFQAQKRVEELEVIEKMMSEVDTEIPVDEEQGDLRLQMGYDIKEPAVPMQEIQDEEKKVTLQGTVFGLDRKELRNGNTLFTFYLTDFTDSMQMKMFAKTKEDVKILSLLANGKWVKVRGRVEYDRFMQIPELAMIPSDLIEVKAPPSRKDNAPEKRVEFHLHSTMSTMDAVTSIDKYVKMAAEWGHKAIAVSDHGGVQVYPEASKAAKKNGIKMIYGLEANVVNDSVAVVMAPQPLDLQTATYIVFDIETTGLSVTQNKIIEIAAVKMQDGKEIDRFATFVNPHERIPYNIQQLTNINDDMVKDAPELEPVIRDFVQFAGDGVLVAHNARFDMGFIQASLKQIGLPELPNPVLDTLELARLLFPKNKNHRLNTMADKYKVGLESHHRAIDDTVALAGILIGLLNDAAQMKGLTRLDRLNDYVGVDLSNTRPFHCGIYALNDIGKKNLYKLVSLSHTEHFKRVPCIPKSKLINLREGLVVISGCEKGEFFEAVLNKSLEEAEEIAEFYDILEIQPLTMYMHLVDKGLVATPEEIKTAIRKVIDIGAKLNKPVIATGNVHYLEPRDKLYRDITIHGITGFSPLKDQRKPDAHFRTTEEMLEEFQFLGQDKAYEVVVTNTVELSDRFEEIKLFPDKLFTPILEGADEEIRNTCYNTAKSIYGEELPEVIVARLEKELIPIIKYGFSANYLISERLVKKSNQDGYLVGSRGSVGSSVVATFLGISEVNPLPAHYICVNSECKYSEWFLDGSVRSGFDLPEKECPNCGGTLKGEGQDIPFETFLGFKGDKVPDIDLNFSGDYQPHAHNYTKVLFSEKSVFRAGTIGTVAEKTAFGFAKKYEEEHHKKWRGAELNRLASGCTGVKRSTGQHPGGIVVVPDYIEVEDVTPVQFPADDVNAEWKTTHFDYHAFEENLLKLDILGHDDPTMMRMLQDLTGVDPTTIPMNDPKVMSMFNSTEALGVTPEQLRSPVATFGVPEMGTKFVRQMLVESQPTSFADLLQISGLSHGTGVWLGNAQDLIKNGTCNIKTVIGCRDDIMLFLIYKTGMDASLAFKITESVRKGRGLPQEWIDEMKNCKVPQWYIDSCLKIQYMFPKAHAAAYVISAVRTAFFKLYHPIEYYATYFTVRADEIDIELMCQGYDAIYRKITEIEQLGFQAPPKEKNMLPVLEMGLEMTARGFSLKSIDLYRSEATKFIVDGNSLIPPFSALAGIGDNAARNIAAARDHGEFLSVEDFQQKSKASKTIVELLSNMGCFRGLPESNQLSLF; encoded by the coding sequence GGTCTGTTAGATCCCTATTTTTTGGATGGATGGATTGAACAAGTAGAGACCAATCGAACTAATCGGGAATGGAATATTCTGATTGCGAAGGATACATTGGTACCAGCTCCAATCTATCGTACATTTTGTCTGCATATTCAAGAGAAGATGAATCATATCGCCAAAATTTCATTTGGCTTTAAATATACGGACAAGGTACAGAATGGCGATATCGTTAGTGAATATTGGAATTTGTTTCGGGAGTGGGTTACACGTGAGATTCCATCCGTGAATGGTTGGATGAACCGGACTACGTTTGAATGTGAAGCAGATCTCCTGCAACTGACGATGAGTGATGCAACGTCAATGGAATTGGCTCGTAAGAAACAGATTGATCAGGCCATTAAGACGTTCTATGAAAAATACTTTCATCTACCGCTCCGCATCAAGATGCAAGTAGGCGAAGTGGGAAGCAATAAAGAGGCCATGGAACAGTTCCAGGCCCAAAAACGTGTTGAGGAACTTGAGGTCATCGAAAAGATGATGAGTGAAGTGGATACAGAAATCCCGGTGGATGAGGAGCAGGGGGATCTGCGTTTGCAGATGGGTTACGATATCAAGGAGCCAGCAGTGCCTATGCAGGAAATCCAGGATGAAGAGAAAAAGGTTACGCTTCAAGGTACGGTGTTTGGTCTGGATCGCAAAGAACTGCGAAACGGCAATACGTTGTTTACCTTCTATCTAACCGACTTCACGGACTCCATGCAAATGAAGATGTTTGCCAAAACAAAAGAGGATGTTAAAATTCTCAGTTTGCTTGCTAATGGTAAATGGGTAAAAGTGCGTGGTCGTGTAGAGTACGACCGGTTTATGCAAATTCCTGAACTTGCAATGATTCCATCCGATCTGATTGAAGTCAAAGCACCTCCTTCTCGCAAAGACAATGCACCAGAGAAGCGGGTGGAGTTCCATCTGCACTCTACGATGAGTACCATGGATGCTGTAACTTCAATTGACAAATACGTGAAAATGGCAGCAGAGTGGGGTCATAAGGCCATTGCTGTCAGTGATCATGGCGGGGTGCAGGTATATCCCGAGGCTTCCAAGGCTGCTAAGAAAAATGGAATTAAAATGATCTACGGTCTTGAGGCTAATGTCGTGAATGACTCTGTCGCAGTTGTAATGGCTCCGCAGCCTTTGGATCTGCAAACCGCGACATACATCGTATTTGATATCGAGACCACAGGTCTTTCGGTAACGCAGAACAAAATTATTGAGATTGCTGCCGTGAAGATGCAAGATGGCAAAGAAATCGACCGGTTTGCGACCTTTGTCAATCCGCATGAGCGTATTCCCTACAACATTCAGCAATTGACGAATATTAATGATGACATGGTAAAAGACGCACCTGAACTTGAGCCTGTTATTCGTGATTTTGTGCAGTTTGCGGGAGATGGTGTACTTGTTGCCCATAATGCACGTTTTGATATGGGCTTTATCCAAGCTTCCCTGAAGCAAATTGGACTGCCGGAGCTCCCTAACCCGGTTCTTGATACGTTGGAACTGGCGCGATTGTTATTTCCGAAAAATAAAAACCACCGTCTGAATACGATGGCGGATAAATATAAGGTTGGACTCGAAAGCCATCACCGTGCCATTGATGATACGGTTGCACTCGCGGGTATCCTGATTGGACTGCTAAATGATGCTGCACAGATGAAAGGTTTGACGAGGCTCGATCGTTTGAATGATTATGTGGGTGTCGATTTGTCGAATACAAGACCTTTTCATTGTGGAATCTATGCACTGAATGATATCGGTAAGAAAAATCTATATAAGCTGGTATCTCTCTCTCATACGGAACATTTCAAGCGTGTACCTTGCATTCCCAAATCAAAACTGATTAATTTGCGTGAAGGCCTTGTTGTGATATCGGGCTGTGAAAAAGGGGAGTTTTTCGAAGCGGTACTTAACAAATCGCTCGAAGAAGCGGAAGAGATCGCCGAGTTCTATGACATACTGGAGATCCAACCACTTACCATGTATATGCATTTGGTGGATAAAGGTCTGGTGGCTACACCCGAAGAGATCAAAACAGCGATCCGTAAAGTCATTGATATAGGTGCAAAGCTTAACAAACCGGTCATAGCCACAGGTAACGTGCACTATCTGGAGCCGCGTGACAAGTTATATCGGGATATCACCATTCACGGAATTACAGGATTTAGTCCACTGAAAGATCAACGTAAACCGGATGCACATTTTAGAACGACAGAGGAGATGCTGGAAGAGTTCCAGTTCCTCGGTCAAGACAAAGCATACGAGGTTGTTGTTACTAATACGGTGGAGTTGTCTGACCGATTTGAGGAAATTAAGTTATTCCCGGACAAACTGTTTACTCCGATTCTGGAAGGTGCGGACGAAGAAATTCGTAATACCTGCTATAACACTGCCAAGTCCATCTATGGCGAAGAATTACCAGAAGTAATCGTGGCACGGCTGGAGAAAGAACTCATTCCAATTATTAAATATGGTTTTTCTGCCAACTATCTGATCTCGGAACGCTTGGTTAAAAAATCGAATCAGGATGGTTATCTCGTAGGTTCGCGGGGATCGGTAGGCTCCTCTGTCGTTGCTACATTCCTGGGTATATCCGAGGTTAATCCGCTGCCAGCTCATTATATTTGTGTGAATTCAGAATGCAAATACAGCGAGTGGTTCTTGGATGGTAGTGTTCGGAGTGGATTTGACCTTCCAGAGAAAGAATGTCCGAATTGTGGTGGTACGCTTAAAGGAGAAGGCCAGGATATTCCGTTTGAGACTTTCCTTGGCTTTAAAGGAGATAAAGTTCCCGATATTGACTTGAACTTCTCTGGTGATTATCAGCCTCATGCTCATAACTATACGAAAGTACTGTTTAGTGAGAAGAGTGTTTTCCGTGCCGGGACCATTGGTACGGTGGCTGAGAAAACAGCATTTGGTTTTGCCAAGAAATATGAGGAAGAACATCACAAGAAATGGCGCGGAGCTGAATTGAATCGATTGGCTTCGGGATGTACAGGGGTAAAACGGAGCACTGGACAACACCCCGGCGGTATTGTGGTGGTTCCTGATTACATCGAGGTCGAAGACGTTACACCTGTTCAATTTCCGGCTGATGACGTTAATGCAGAGTGGAAAACGACACACTTTGATTATCATGCTTTTGAAGAAAACTTGCTGAAACTCGATATTCTGGGACACGATGATCCGACGATGATGCGGATGTTGCAGGATTTGACAGGGGTCGATCCAACGACCATTCCGATGAATGATCCCAAAGTCATGAGCATGTTTAACTCCACCGAAGCGCTGGGAGTTACACCGGAACAGCTTCGGTCGCCAGTTGCGACATTTGGTGTGCCGGAGATGGGAACGAAGTTTGTACGTCAGATGCTTGTTGAATCCCAGCCGACATCTTTTGCCGATTTACTGCAAATCTCCGGATTGTCACATGGTACAGGGGTATGGCTTGGAAACGCTCAGGATCTGATTAAGAACGGAACGTGCAACATTAAGACTGTAATCGGTTGTCGGGATGACATCATGTTATTCCTGATCTATAAAACGGGAATGGACGCTAGTCTGGCCTTTAAAATCACGGAGAGCGTTCGTAAGGGACGTGGTTTGCCACAGGAATGGATTGACGAGATGAAGAATTGTAAAGTGCCTCAATGGTACATTGATTCGTGTCTCAAAATCCAGTACATGTTCCCGAAGGCTCATGCGGCCGCTTATGTTATTTCAGCAGTACGTACGGCGTTCTTCAAGCTATATCATCCGATTGAATATTACGCAACCTACTTTACCGTGCGGGCGGATGAGATTGACATCGAACTGATGTGTCAGGGATATGATGCGATCTATCGAAAAATAACGGAAATTGAGCAATTGGGTTTCCAGGCACCTCCAAAAGAGAAAAACATGTTGCCTGTCCTGGAAATGGGTCTGGAAATGACAGCACGCGGATTCTCGCTGAAATCCATTGACTTATACCGTTCGGAAGCAACGAAGTTCATCGTTGACGGAAATTCATTAATCCCTCCATTTTCGGCGCTGGCAGGAATCGGTGATAATGCCGCTCGTAATATTGCTGCAGCTAGAGATCATGGTGAGTTTCTGTCGGTTGAGGACTTCCAGCAGAAGTCGAAAGCAAGTAAGACCATTGTTGAACTGCTGTCGAATATGGGATGTTTCCGGGGCTTGCCAGAGAGCAATCAGCTTTCTCTTTTCTAG
- the rimP gene encoding ribosome maturation factor RimP, producing MSTTNIKSTVEEMIQPYLNEQGFELVDIEYVKEGSNWFLRVYVDKEGGIDIDDCVLISEKLSAKLDENDPIPTIYFLEVSSPGAERPLKKPEDVTKAVGKNVFVTTYEPVNGLKEFEGKLLSFDDGELVIEAGKKQHAISYDKVASARLAILF from the coding sequence TTGAGCACAACGAACATTAAATCTACCGTGGAAGAAATGATCCAACCCTACTTGAACGAACAAGGCTTCGAGCTGGTTGACATCGAATACGTCAAAGAAGGCAGCAACTGGTTTTTACGGGTGTATGTCGACAAAGAGGGTGGCATCGACATCGACGATTGCGTCTTGATCAGCGAAAAGCTGAGCGCCAAGCTGGATGAGAACGATCCGATTCCAACCATCTATTTCCTTGAAGTGTCTTCTCCCGGTGCGGAGCGTCCACTGAAAAAACCTGAGGACGTTACCAAAGCTGTAGGCAAAAATGTTTTTGTTACAACCTACGAGCCGGTGAACGGATTGAAGGAATTTGAAGGCAAGCTGCTTTCCTTTGATGACGGGGAACTCGTGATTGAAGCGGGTAAAAAACAGCATGCCATTTCTTATGATAAGGTTGCCAGTGCGCGCCTAGCTATTTTGTTTTAA
- the nusA gene encoding transcription termination factor NusA, producing the protein MSMDFIEAMNELEREKGISKDVLFEAIEAALISSYKRNFNTAQNVRVDMNRNTGVIRVYARKLIVEEVLDSRTEISLPAAREINPHFQLEDIAEIEVTPRDFGRIAAQTAKQVVTQRIREAERGLIYNAFVDKEEDIVTGVVQRQDLRNIYIDLGKIEAALPLTELMPNEKFVHGDRIKAYITKVENTTKGPQIILSRTHPGLLKRLFELEVPEIFDGVVEIRSVAREAGFRSKIAVHSRNEEVDPVGSCVGPKGMRVQTIVGELRGEKIDIVRFSDQVDEYVANALSPSKVLEVHVFEEEKMARVIVPDYQLSLAIGIKGQNARLAAKLTGWKIDIKSESQAEQEFGREKDSSSEMHQDSVSVD; encoded by the coding sequence ATGAGTATGGATTTTATTGAAGCAATGAATGAATTGGAACGGGAAAAAGGGATCAGCAAGGATGTGCTGTTTGAAGCGATCGAGGCTGCACTAATTTCCAGCTACAAGCGGAATTTCAACACGGCCCAGAATGTGCGTGTTGACATGAACCGTAATACGGGAGTTATACGGGTGTATGCCCGCAAATTGATCGTGGAAGAAGTCCTGGATTCACGTACCGAAATTTCATTGCCTGCTGCACGAGAAATCAACCCACACTTCCAGCTGGAAGATATTGCGGAGATTGAAGTTACGCCGCGTGATTTCGGACGTATCGCCGCACAGACTGCCAAACAGGTAGTGACCCAGCGGATTCGTGAAGCCGAACGCGGCCTGATCTACAACGCTTTCGTAGATAAGGAAGAAGATATCGTTACGGGAGTGGTGCAGCGTCAGGATTTGCGCAATATCTACATCGATCTGGGCAAAATCGAAGCGGCTCTACCGCTAACCGAATTGATGCCGAACGAGAAGTTTGTTCATGGTGACCGTATTAAGGCGTATATCACCAAGGTCGAGAATACGACCAAAGGGCCGCAAATCATCTTGTCCCGTACCCATCCGGGTCTCTTGAAACGTCTCTTTGAACTGGAAGTGCCTGAGATCTTTGACGGTGTAGTTGAAATTCGCTCCGTCGCTCGCGAAGCAGGGTTCCGCTCCAAGATTGCCGTACATTCCCGCAACGAGGAAGTTGATCCAGTTGGATCTTGTGTAGGTCCTAAGGGAATGCGCGTGCAGACCATTGTGGGTGAGCTGCGCGGTGAAAAAATCGACATCGTTCGTTTCTCCGATCAGGTAGACGAATATGTTGCCAATGCACTGAGTCCTTCCAAAGTGTTGGAAGTTCATGTATTTGAGGAAGAAAAGATGGCTCGGGTTATCGTTCCGGACTATCAACTGTCGCTCGCAATTGGTATCAAAGGCCAAAATGCCAGATTGGCAGCCAAATTAACTGGCTGGAAAATCGACATTAAGAGCGAGAGCCAGGCGGAACAGGAATTCGGCAGAGAAAAAGATTCTTCTTCTGAAATGCATCAGGATTCCGTCTCCGTCGACTAA
- a CDS encoding YlxR family protein encodes MKPKKVPLRKCVACQEMMPKKQLIRIVKTPEDEVLIDLTGKKSGRGAYLCGKESCFKLALKNRALDRALKGKVSPEIYEQLAADFIAVEDEFIAAQEREHD; translated from the coding sequence ATGAAACCAAAAAAAGTGCCGCTGCGCAAATGTGTGGCATGCCAGGAAATGATGCCCAAAAAGCAGCTGATTCGCATCGTTAAAACGCCAGAGGATGAAGTGCTGATCGATTTGACTGGCAAAAAATCCGGACGTGGTGCCTATTTATGCGGCAAAGAGTCCTGTTTTAAGCTCGCACTCAAAAACCGGGCTTTGGATCGGGCGTTAAAAGGCAAAGTCTCACCTGAAATTTACGAGCAACTAGCAGCTGACTTCATCGCGGTTGAGGATGAATTCATAGCAGCACAGGAGCGTGAACATGACTAA
- a CDS encoding ribosomal L7Ae/L30e/S12e/Gadd45 family protein produces MTNIKTLSYLGLSMRAGKLVTGEEIVLKAIRSSEAKMVIVAGDASANTQKKFRDKCGTYKVPLLIGFDRDSLGSSIGKDTRVVLAVTDRGFAKMISKQVGIMSEVEYIE; encoded by the coding sequence ATGACTAATATTAAAACGCTGTCTTATCTGGGACTCTCTATGCGTGCAGGTAAACTTGTAACAGGTGAAGAAATTGTACTTAAAGCGATCCGTTCTTCCGAAGCTAAAATGGTTATTGTTGCGGGTGACGCCTCAGCCAATACACAAAAGAAATTTCGCGATAAATGCGGAACTTATAAGGTTCCTCTGTTGATCGGATTTGACCGGGATAGTCTGGGTTCAAGTATCGGTAAAGACACGCGTGTTGTTCTTGCAGTAACGGATCGAGGGTTTGCAAAAATGATCTCCAAGCAAGTCGGTATAATGTCGGAGGTGGAGTATATTGAGTAA
- the infB gene encoding translation initiation factor IF-2 — protein MSKQENKDKLRVYEYAKSLNMSSKEIITILKKLEIPVNNHMSVMENGSVGKVEQFFKDIKSTAASKKGNEAKPVATSAVRSDKPVDSNKPAGGVNTPNSSNTSGSPVQTKIQQEKQVGMNNRPNSNNNNGTQRPSGQDSRNRTNSSQGSSQGGQSTNRPRPAQGGQSSTASRPQGTGQRPNNSGGGQVRTSGPNSGGNTGTGGNRSGGQGQSQGQGQRRSGPGGTTGNNNNSGNRSNSGGGGRRYDDNRGGNYRGNRGGKNNRNRNQQQYQQREKIDNTPKKIIVRGDMTVGETAKLLHKDASEVIKKLIAMGVMATINQELDIETILLLSGEFGVEVEVKIVLEDDRFETLEENDDPADLQSRPPVVTIMGHVDHGKTTLLDAIRSTNVTGGEAGGITQHIGAYQVEINNKKITFLDTPGHEAFTAMRARGAQVTDITIIVVAADDGVMPQTVEAINHAKAAGLPIIVAVNKIDKPGADPDKVKQELTNYELVPEEWGGDTIFVNVSAKQRMGLEGLLEMILLVAEVNEYKANPDKRARGTVIEAELDKGRGPVARILVQHGTLKVGDAFVAGNCFGRVRAMVNDKGRRLKEAGPSTPVEITGLTEVPGAGDPFMVFEDERKARSIADKRAITQRESDLGTHTRVTLDDLFQHIKDGEIKDLNVIIKGDVQGSVEALKGSLAKIEVEGVRVKIIHSGAGAITESDIILAAASNAIVIGFNVRPDNQAKATADQEQVDIRLHRVIYSVIEEIEQAMKGMLDPIYKEKVIGHAEVRSTFSISKVGTIAGCMVTSGKITRSAEARLIRDGIVLYEGKLDSLKRYKDDAKEVAQGYECGITLDKYNDLKEGDVIEAFIMETVQR, from the coding sequence TTGAGTAAACAGGAAAACAAGGATAAATTGCGAGTTTATGAATATGCGAAGTCCCTTAATATGAGTAGTAAAGAAATTATAACCATTCTTAAAAAGCTGGAAATTCCCGTAAACAATCATATGAGTGTCATGGAGAATGGTTCAGTCGGTAAGGTGGAACAATTTTTTAAAGATATAAAATCCACTGCTGCTTCCAAAAAAGGCAACGAAGCAAAACCAGTTGCTACTTCGGCAGTACGCAGTGACAAACCAGTGGACAGCAACAAGCCGGCCGGCGGAGTGAACACGCCGAATAGCAGTAACACATCCGGTAGTCCCGTACAAACAAAAATACAACAGGAAAAGCAGGTAGGTATGAACAATAGACCAAATTCCAACAATAACAATGGCACCCAAAGACCCAGCGGCCAAGACAGCCGCAACAGAACGAACTCTTCCCAAGGCTCAAGCCAAGGAGGACAATCAACTAACCGTCCAAGACCGGCTCAAGGTGGACAAAGCAGTACTGCATCCCGTCCGCAAGGAACGGGTCAACGTCCAAATAACAGCGGTGGCGGTCAAGTAAGAACTTCAGGACCTAACAGCGGCGGTAATACAGGTACTGGCGGCAACCGTAGCGGTGGCCAAGGTCAGAGCCAAGGACAAGGCCAACGCAGAAGTGGCCCAGGTGGTACTACTGGCAACAATAACAATAGTGGCAACCGTTCAAACAGCGGTGGTGGTGGACGTCGTTATGATGACAATCGTGGTGGCAACTATCGTGGTAACCGTGGTGGCAAGAACAATCGCAACAGAAATCAACAACAGTACCAGCAACGTGAGAAAATTGATAACACACCTAAGAAAATCATCGTTCGTGGTGATATGACCGTTGGTGAAACAGCGAAGTTGCTCCATAAGGATGCTTCCGAAGTTATCAAAAAACTCATCGCGATGGGTGTTATGGCAACAATCAACCAAGAACTTGATATCGAAACAATTCTGCTGCTTTCTGGAGAGTTCGGTGTCGAAGTTGAAGTGAAGATTGTGCTCGAAGATGACCGTTTCGAAACACTGGAAGAGAATGATGATCCTGCAGATTTGCAGTCTCGTCCTCCAGTAGTAACCATCATGGGACACGTTGACCATGGTAAAACGACATTGCTTGACGCGATTCGTTCTACGAATGTAACAGGCGGCGAAGCAGGCGGAATCACGCAACACATCGGTGCGTATCAAGTTGAAATCAATAACAAGAAAATTACGTTCCTGGATACTCCGGGTCACGAAGCGTTTACAGCGATGCGTGCGCGTGGAGCACAGGTTACGGATATTACAATTATTGTTGTTGCTGCGGATGACGGTGTTATGCCACAAACGGTTGAGGCCATTAACCATGCCAAAGCTGCTGGGCTTCCAATTATCGTAGCTGTCAATAAAATCGATAAACCGGGTGCTGATCCGGATAAAGTAAAACAAGAATTGACTAACTATGAACTCGTTCCGGAAGAATGGGGCGGAGATACCATCTTTGTTAACGTGTCTGCGAAACAAAGAATGGGTCTGGAAGGTCTGCTTGAAATGATTCTGCTCGTTGCAGAAGTGAACGAATACAAAGCTAACCCGGACAAACGTGCCCGTGGTACAGTGATCGAAGCCGAGCTGGATAAAGGACGTGGCCCAGTTGCCCGTATCCTCGTACAGCACGGTACGTTGAAAGTCGGAGATGCTTTCGTAGCAGGTAACTGCTTCGGTCGTGTCCGTGCGATGGTCAATGATAAAGGTCGTCGTCTGAAAGAAGCTGGACCTTCAACACCTGTCGAAATCACAGGTCTGACAGAAGTTCCAGGTGCTGGAGATCCATTCATGGTGTTTGAAGATGAGCGCAAGGCGCGTTCCATCGCTGACAAACGTGCGATTACGCAACGTGAATCCGATCTGGGGACACATACTCGCGTAACGTTGGATGATCTGTTCCAACACATTAAAGATGGCGAGATCAAAGATCTGAACGTTATCATCAAAGGTGACGTACAAGGTTCGGTTGAAGCATTGAAAGGTTCCCTTGCTAAGATCGAAGTTGAAGGTGTTCGCGTGAAAATCATTCATAGCGGCGCTGGTGCAATCACTGAGTCCGACATCATTTTGGCTGCAGCATCCAATGCCATCGTGATTGGTTTTAACGTTCGTCCTGATAACCAGGCGAAAGCAACTGCAGATCAAGAGCAAGTAGACATCCGTCTGCATCGCGTAATCTACAGTGTTATCGAAGAAATTGAACAAGCGATGAAAGGAATGCTTGATCCGATCTACAAAGAAAAAGTTATCGGTCATGCTGAGGTTCGTAGCACGTTCTCCATCAGTAAAGTGGGTACCATCGCTGGTTGTATGGTTACCTCAGGTAAAATTACGCGTTCTGCGGAAGCACGCCTGATTCGTGACGGCATCGTCCTTTACGAAGGTAAGCTGGATTCCCTGAAACGTTATAAAGATGATGCCAAAGAAGTAGCCCAAGGCTATGAGTGCGGTATCACACTGGATAAATATAATGATCTCAAAGAGGGCGACGTTATCGAAGCCTTCATTATGGAGACAGTACAACGATAA
- the rbfA gene encoding 30S ribosome-binding factor RbfA — protein MAKIRTGRVGEQIKKELSLLIQSELKDPRIGFITVTGVEVTGDLSQAKVYLSVFGEQEQKDNSLKALAKANGFLRSELGKRIRFRHVPELIFKIDESIAYGSRIEKLLGDIGSDKNESQ, from the coding sequence ATGGCTAAGATTCGTACAGGTAGAGTGGGCGAGCAAATCAAGAAAGAATTGAGTTTGCTCATCCAGTCTGAACTGAAGGACCCGCGTATCGGCTTTATTACCGTAACGGGAGTCGAAGTGACAGGAGACTTGTCGCAAGCCAAAGTTTATCTGAGTGTCTTCGGTGAACAGGAACAAAAAGATAACTCGCTCAAAGCACTGGCAAAAGCAAATGGATTTTTGCGTTCCGAGCTGGGCAAACGTATCCGGTTTCGTCATGTTCCCGAGTTGATATTCAAGATTGACGAATCCATCGCTTATGGTAGCCGAATTGAGAAGCTGCTTGGCGATATTGGTTCCGACAAGAACGAATCCCAGTAA
- a CDS encoding bifunctional oligoribonuclease/PAP phosphatase NrnA — protein sequence MHTYEQALQAGKQFLLEHDDYLVVSHVQPDGDAVSSTVTVGWLLSCLGKTFTMINEGDIPHRMQFLWGAGNIVNMTEQPLQRKYKAVICVDCADFARVGLTRHYFEEDAVILNIDHHPTNDGYGTVNIIKSDAAATAEILFDFLNLFQVTWDKDVATAVYTGLLTDTGGFRYANTSPNVMTTASRLLEHGVDGPYLAQTLLEQVTLPQVRILNQALTSLQMTDDGKIAWVVITPDDMVACGAANEDLEGVVNYPRNIQGVEVGIFFKVINENAVKVSLRSAGKIDVAALAQTFGGGGHVLAAGCRLEGSLDEIVAKVLKQVNSQW from the coding sequence ATGCACACTTATGAACAGGCGCTCCAGGCCGGAAAGCAATTTCTGCTGGAGCATGATGATTACCTGGTCGTGTCGCATGTACAGCCGGACGGTGACGCAGTCAGCTCGACGGTAACGGTGGGCTGGCTGCTGTCATGTCTGGGTAAGACATTCACGATGATTAACGAAGGCGATATCCCGCATCGCATGCAATTTTTGTGGGGAGCAGGCAACATTGTGAACATGACCGAACAACCACTGCAGCGAAAATATAAAGCTGTTATCTGTGTGGATTGTGCAGACTTTGCCAGAGTAGGTTTGACGCGTCATTATTTCGAAGAAGATGCTGTTATTTTGAATATCGATCATCACCCTACGAATGACGGTTATGGTACAGTCAACATCATTAAGTCAGATGCTGCTGCAACGGCTGAAATTTTATTCGATTTTCTGAACCTTTTCCAAGTAACATGGGATAAAGATGTTGCGACAGCAGTTTATACAGGATTGCTTACGGATACAGGTGGTTTCCGCTATGCCAATACCAGTCCAAATGTAATGACAACGGCCTCCAGACTGCTTGAACATGGTGTGGATGGACCTTATCTTGCCCAGACCTTGCTGGAGCAGGTGACTCTTCCACAAGTTCGAATTTTGAATCAGGCACTAACAAGCCTACAGATGACAGATGATGGAAAGATAGCCTGGGTTGTTATTACACCTGATGATATGGTAGCTTGCGGAGCGGCTAATGAAGATCTTGAAGGGGTAGTAAACTATCCGCGCAACATTCAAGGCGTGGAAGTGGGTATCTTTTTCAAAGTCATCAACGAGAACGCCGTCAAGGTTTCTCTGCGTTCGGCTGGCAAGATTGATGTTGCTGCATTAGCACAGACCTTTGGCGGAGGCGGGCATGTGCTCGCAGCCGGATGTCGTCTTGAAGGTAGTCTTGATGAAATTGTCGCAAAAGTACTGAAGCAGGTGAATTCACAATGGTAA